The following nucleotide sequence is from Microbacterium arborescens.
GATCTACCCTGGCTGCATGAGCGAGCGCGAGCTGCGGTTTCCGGCCACCATCGGCGTCGAGGTGAAGGGCGAGACGTGGAGCTGCGTCGACATCCCGGGGTCTGCGGAGTTCTTCGGCACGAAGAAGACGGTGCGCGTCGACGCCACGATCGACGATGTGAGGCTGGAGAACGTCGGGGCGATGGTCACCGGCTCGGGCGGACACATGGTGTCGCTCAGCGCGAAGGTGCGGAAGCAGCTCGGCAAAGACATCGGTGACGCCGTCGACGTCGTGATCACGCCTCGGTAAAGCCTCCGCGCCCGCCGCCCATTCCTCCCCAACGCCGCGGCACAGCGACCTTTCCTCGATGGAACATATCTTCGATATGAATGTCGTACCCCACTGCCAAGATGGGTACATGCAAGCGAACGAGTCATCGAACGACGAACCGGATGCCGGCTCCTCCGGCTCGTCGCTCGCGAGCCTCATCGATCGGGTGTCTGAGGCCGACGATCTGCTCCAGGATGCGCACATCGCGATGACGCGCGCTCTCGCCGAGGCGGGACGCAGCGCTCTGCGCCAGGCGGCGCGCTCCGCCGCGCGTCCCCGAGGCATGGGATCCGACATGGAGATGCGCTCGATCGCAGCAGAAGTCGCCGGAGTGCGACGGTCGCACGATCGCCGCGCCCAGAGCGAGATCGACCACGCGCTGACCATCGTCGACGACTACCCCGCCGCCTTCGAGGCATGGCAGCATCGGCGCATCACCCGCGACCACGTCGACATGGTCGTCCGGATGGGCTGCGGTCTCGACGACGACATCAGACCCGAGTACGAGCGCCAGGCCATCTCGATCTGCGAGCGCGACATCGCATCACGGGTGCGCGAATCGCTCCGCAATCTCGCCGCGCGGCTGGGGGCCGAATCGTTCACCGAGCGGCACCGCACTGCGGCGGCGAAGCGAAGCGTCTGGGTGACGCACGGCGCCGACGGCATGTCCGAACTCGGCGCGAACCTGCCCACGGTCATCGCCACCGGCATCCACGATCGCCTCACCGCCATGGCGCATTCCGTCAAAGATGACCGGTCAGCCGCAGGTGCCCCCTCGACCGACGATGCCGCGGCGAGTTCGACAGGTGTCCAAGAGGCGGATGTCACGGCCGGGGATGTCGCACAGCCCGATGTCCGCACGATGGATCAGCTGCGCGCCGATATCCTCGGCGACCTGTTGCTCGGCGGCGCTCCGATCGTCGACCCGACCTACGGCAGCGACGCCGCGGGTCCGCTCGGCGCGATCCGAGCACAGGTGCAGGTGACGCTGACGTCCGAGACGATGAGTGGTGCCGATGACGCTCCGGCCGAGCTGCTCGGCGCTGCACTGATCGACGCCGACACGGCACGCGAGCTTGCCGGTCGCGCGAAGATCTGGAACCGCCTCTTCGTCGATCCGATCACGCGAACGCCGGTCGAAGTCGACACCTATCGGCCGCCCGCCGCGATGAGCCGACTGCTCAAAGCGCGAGATCAGCACTGCCGGTTCCCCGGATGCCGGCGGGCTGCGATCCGCTGCGAGCTCGACCACACGATCGACTACGCCCGGGGCGGCCACACCCACATCTTCAATCTGGCCCACCTCTGCCAGCGCCACCATTCGATGAAGCAGTTCACGAGATGGGAGGTTCGGCAGGTCGGAGGCGGCGTCCTGGAGTGGACCTCACCCCTCGGTCGGGTCTACCGCGAAGACGTTCCCGTTCCATCGGTGTGCTTTGTTCCCGATATCGGCAGCCCGCCGCCACCACCGGCGCTCGCGGCAAGGACCGGTGCACCGCCCGATGGGGCGCCACCCTTCTGACCCGACGCGCAGTTCCCGCGAGACCGACGGGATGCGGAGGGCGGAGGGCGCCGGGCGCCGGGAGATCACGCGCTGCGAATACGCTCCGCCTCAGCGAGCACGACGGGATCCTCGCATCCGCGGGCGAACCCGGCGATCCGCCGATCGATGTCCCGCTGCAGAATAGCCGCGCCGACGCGCTCCGCGAGCGGCGCGAGCCATGCCGGGCGGCAGGTGAAGTTGTAGCGCCACACCGCCAGCGTGCGCGATGGGTCACCGTCGACCGGACGGAACCGCCACCCGCCGCCCATCCTCGCGAAGAACCACGAGCCCTTCGTCATCCGCATCCCGACGTTCGACGGCGGGTTGTACGAGACGTACTCGCTCTCCATCGCGAGCCCGAACCGCTGGACCGTGTAGGTACGAACTCCCTTCGCGGGACGTTCGGCACCGATCAGGTGCTGTCGCCGGATGAACGGATCCCATCGCTTGCGCACCTCGCCCTGCGTCTGCGACACCGCGAATGCAACGTCGACGGACACGGGAACGACGCAACGCGACTCGACGACCGGCATCCGCCCATCGTGGCACGCTCCGGCGACGCATACTGAGAAGGGCGACCCCGCCCACCCAGCCCCTGAATCAACGGAGAATCATGCGCAGCGTCCCCCTCGGTCGGAGCAACATCCAGGTCCCCAACGTCGTCGCCGGCATGATGCGGATCGAGGACCTTTCCGACGCCGACATCCGCGCCCTCTACGACCGCTGCCGCGAGGTCGGTGTCGACTTCTTCGACCACGCCGACCTGTACGGCTCGTCGCGCCACGCGTGCGAGCGGCGCTTCGCCGAGGCGCTCAACCTGACGACATCCGAACGCGACGAGATCACACTGCAGACCAAGACCGGCATCGTCGCCGATGACTGGCACTTCGACCACTCGTACGAGCACATCGTCACCTCGGCCGAAGAGTCGCTCGAAGCGCTCGGCACCGACCGCATCGACGTGCTGCTGCTGCACCGTCCCGACGCTCTCGTCGAGCCCGACGAGGTCGCCCGCGCCTTCGACCACCTCGAGTCGTCGGGCAAAGTCCGCGCCTTCGGCGTCTCGAACCACACGCCCCGCCAGATCGACCTGCTGAAGACGGCCGTGACCCAGCCGCTCGTGGCCAACCAGGTGCAGCTGTCGATCACGCACTCGACGATCATCGCCCAGGGACTCGCGTCGAACATGGCCGGCGAAGACGACTCGATCACGCGAGACGGCGGCGGGCTCGTCGACTACGCGCGCATCAACGGCATCACCCTGCAGGCGTGGTCACCGTTCCAGAAGGGCTTCTTCGACGGGGTCATCTTCGGTGCCGAGGAGTACCCGGAGCTCAACGCGAAGCTCGACGAGCTCGCCGCGAAGTACGGCGTCACCCCGACCGCCATCGCGACCGCGTGGATCACCCGCCACCCCGCCGGCATGCAGGTCGTGCTCGGCACCACGAATCCCCAGCGCGTCGCGGATGCCGCCGCCGGCAGCGACATCCCCCTCACCCGCGGCGAGTGGTACGCACTCATCCAGGCCGCCGGCCACAAGGTCCCCTGAGTCCGGAGCCCCGAGCCCGGAGCTACTCGCAGCCGATGCCGTCGCCGTCGCGGTCGAGGTGGCGCCCATAACCGGGGTCGCCCGCCCGCACGGGGGCGGCACCGGCGTTCCGAGCTGCCGTGCAGTTGTCGTAATACGTGGATGCCGGAGCCGCAGGCGCCTGCGCGGCGGGTGCCTGCGCGGCCGGCACCTGAGCCACCGGCGCTTGCGCAGACCGAGATGACAGCTGCCCCTCTAGGTCCGCGATCCGCGCGGCCCGGGCGTCGAGTTCGGTCTGCGACGCGGTCGCCGCTGTCTGCATCTCAGTGACCTGCGCGGTGGCGGTCTCGAGCGACGCGGTCGCCGTGGCGAGGTCCTCGAGCGCTTCATCGAGATCGGCGCGGGCGTCGGTGAGCGCGGTGTCGTTCTCGACAGCAACCGTCTCCGCGTCGGCGACATCCGTCTCGAGCGAGGTCACCTGATCCTTCAGCGACGTCACCTCGGATTGAGCGCCCGCTCCGCCGGCCCCGCCACCGAGCAGCAGCCCCGCGACGAGCGCCGACGCCGACGTGATCAGCGCGGCCTTGCGCGACATCGGACGCGCCAGAAACGACGGCTTGCCGTCGGCACGCAGGCTGGATCCGGCCATGTTCTTCTCCCCCATCGCCGCGCCCCCGCGCGGCCCCGCCGTCATCATCGCGGGAGAGCCGTCACCGCACCACGGATGCCCGGCCGGTGCGTCGCAATGCGGACCGGCGGCGTCGCGTTCCGCTCCGGTCAGGTGCCGCAGAACGTCTGGTAGCCCGCGGCGAAGTCCGCACCCGCCGGCTCGGCGTACCGCTCGGCGCCCGCGCGCGCCGTGAACGGCGTCGACAGCACGGTCGTCAGCCAGCCGAGAGGCTCGAGGTTCCCGTCCGTCGCCGCGGCGAGCGCCTCCTCCACGAGGTGGTTCCGCGGCACGTAGATCGGGTTCGCCGCATCCATCGCACCGACGTCCGGATCCAGCGCACGCCACCGGCCCAGCCAGCCGGCCAGCGCCGCGTCGCCGCCGAGAGCCGCCTCAAGACCGGCGGCATCGCCGCGCGCGGCATCCGACAGCGACCGGAACGTCGAGGTGTAGTCGGCGCGCACCCGCTCGAGCATCTCGTGGAAGTCGCCCGCCAGAGCCTCGACCTGCTCATCGGAGACCACTCGCGCACCGACGAGCCCCAGCTTTCGTCGCATGCCCGCCGTCCGCGCCTCGGCGAACCGAGGCCGGAACTCGGCCAGCACGCCCTGCGCCCGCTCGACGGCACGGTCGAGCTGGTCGTCGATCAACGGCAGCATCGCCTCGGCGAGGCGGGCGAGGTTCCACTCTGCGATGTACGCCTGGGCGCCATACGCGTAACGCCCGCCGGTGTCGATCGAGCTGTACACCGTCGCCGGGTCGTACGCGTCGAGGAAAGCGCATGGGCCGTAGTCGATCGTCTCGCCCGAAAGCGTCATGTTGTCGGTGTTCATGACCCCGTGGATGAAGCCGACCAGCATCCACCGGGCCACGAGATCGGCCTGCGCCGCCACAACGGCGCGGAACAGGCCCAGCGCGGGAATCTCCTCGTCCGCAGCCTCGGGGTGGTGCCGCCTGATCGCATAGTCGACCACCGCCCGCAGCACCGCGATGTCGCCCGTACCCCGCGCGAACTCGACGCTGCCCACACGCAGGTGGCTCGAGGCGGTCCGCACCAGCACGGCACCGGGCAGCGCCGTCTCGCGCAGCACCTCACGCCCGGTCGCGACGACGGCGAGCGAACGGGTCGTCGGGATGCCGAGAGCGTGCATCGCCTCGCTCATGACGTACTCCCGCAGCATCGGGCCGACCGCCGCGAGCCCGTCGCCCGCACGCGCGAACGGCGTCGGCCCGGATCCCTTCAGGTGCAGGTCACGGAGCGAGCCGTCGGGTGCGATGATCTCGCCGAGCAGCAGCGCCCGCCCATCGCCGAGCCGCGGCGAGAAGCCGCCGAACTGGTGACCGGCGTACGCCTGTGCGACCGGCTGCGCGCCATCGGGCAGCGCAGCACCCACGAGAAAGTCGACCCCTGCGGGGCTGTGCAGGAACGCGGCATCCAGCCCCAGCTCGTCGGCGAGCGCCTCGTTGAGCACGAGCAGCCGCGGCTCGGGCGCCGGATCTGCCGACCACGGCCGCGCGAGCGCGGGCAACGCGTCGGCAAAGTCGTGCGACAGCGAGAGCGTGACGGGAGGCATGAACCGAGGCTACGCGGGCTGCGCCGCACCGGGGCCGGCGTGGCGGTCCTCCGGATGATCCGGGCAGGCCCGGGACAGCGGCAGTGAAACCGGCGCGTAACGCGCCGACACCGACAGGAAACGCTGTCCTGCCAAGCTCGGCACATCCCCCGAGGACCGTGGGCTCGGAGCCCCACGAGAGCCTGCCGTCCTGAGTGCACCCGACCCAGGAAAGGGGCTGCTTCCGCATGCCTGCTCGACCATCGATCACCCTCGCGCCCGCCGTCGCCGGCGTCGTCGCACTGGCCGCGGCCCTCGCCGCGGCACCGGCCGCGGTGGCCGCACCACCCAGCGCGACCTTCGCGATCGGCATCGCCGCCACCGCCACGGAAGGCGACCGGATCGACGTCGTCCTCACGGCGACCGACGTCGTCGACCTCTACGCCTACGACCTCGAAGTCTCCGTGCCCGACGCTCTGCTCGACTACGTCGACGGCACGGCCACAGGTCCCGACGGCGGCTTCACCGCCGCACGCGAGACCGCGAGCGGCACGATCACCGTCACCCACTCCCGCCTCGGCACCTCGCCCGGCCTCGCCTCCGACCCTGCCGCTCCCCTCACGCTCGCGACGCTTTCGTTCACCGCCGAGGGCGCCGGGACGGCCGAGGTCTCACTCCCGAGCGTCCGTCTCGTCGGCGGCACCGGCGAGACGGCGACGGCAACGGATGCCGCGACCGCCGACATCACGATCGCCGCTCTCCCCGTCGCTGAGCCCGAACCCGAGCCCGAACCCGAACCCGAACCCGAACCGTCGGCGAGCGCGCCCGTCGCGGGCTCCCCGGCTGCCGGATCCGGAGGTTCCGCCCCCGGCGGAGCCGCCAGCGGATCGCTCTCGGCCACCGGCGGCGACGCGACGCCGATCGTGCTGGGCGCGGCGCTCGGCGCCGTTCTTCTCGCCGCGGGCACCGCTATCGTCCTGCGCCGCCGGGCGGTGACCGCATGAACCGCCGGCTGATCGTCCCCGCCGCCGCCATCGGCGCGCTGCTGACCTGCGGTTTCGCCGCACCCGCAGCCGCGGCGCCCGCCGTGGCCGCAGCGGCCGCACCTACCGCCGGGGCTCCGTTCCTCGCGCCCTACTACACCGAGCTCGACCTCACGGGCGACGACAGGATCACGACGGACGACCTCGCCGTTGTCGCGGCGTTCATCGGAAGCACCAACACCGACGCCGACTGGGCGGAGGCGGGAGCGTACGACCTCGACGGGGACGGTGCGATCACGGCATCAGACATCGCCCTCGTCTCCGAGCGAGCCATCTACGACGACGGTCCCTTCGAGATCGTCGAGGCCGACGTCGTGTCGATGCAGGCGGCGATGAACGCCGGGGTCGTCACGTCGGTCGAGCTCACCCAGCAGTATCTCGACCGCATCGCCACCTACGACCGCGCGGTGATCGAGCCCGGTGGACGGCCGCTGAACTCGATCATCACGACCGGCGACGCCGCCGCCCTCGCTGCGGCAGCAGCAGCCGACACCGTTCGCGCCGAGAAGGGCATGACGAGCATGCTGCTCGGTGTGCCGATCGCGGTGAAGGACAACTACAACACCCTCGACATGCCCACCACGGCCGGCTGCGGCTGCTGGAACGACAACCGCACCGCCTCGGACGCGCACATGGTCGAAGGCCTTCGCGCCGACGGCGCGGTCATCCTCGCCAAGGCGAGCATGGACGAGTTCGCTATCAACCTGTCGTCGCAGTGGTCGGCCTACCAGCCGGCCGGCACCGCCCTCACCGTCTCGAGCCCGTACGCGACGAACCGCAGCTCCGGCGGATCGTCGGGAGGGACGGGCGCCGCCATCGCGAGCAACCTCGCCGCGATCGGGTTCGGCACCGACACGGGCGGCTCGATCCGCATCCCGTCGACCTACAACCAGCTCGTCGGCGTGCGTCCGACGGTGGGGCTCGCGAGCCGCGACGGCATCGTGCCGCTCGCGCTCTCGCAGGACACCGGCGGTCCGATGGCGCGCTCGGTCACCGACGCGGCGGTCGCTCTCGACGCCGTCGTGGGCGCCGATTCGGCGGATCCGGTGACAGCCCGCCAGGAGGGGCTCGTGCCCGCCAGCTACACCGCTTCGCTCGACGCCGATGCCCTCCGCGGCGCCCGCATCGCCGTGATCACGGGTCTGCCGACCGCGCAGAACATGGTCGGCACCAACGCCACGACGCAGCGCCTGTTCACCGCTGCGCGTGAGACGCTCGAGGCGCAGGGCGCCGAGGTCGTCGAGCTCGCGGCGCCCGACGGATTCAGCGGCATCCTGAGCGAGGGAAGCGGCAGCGCCGTCGAGTTCGGGTACGACCTGCAGGCCTACATCGACGACTACCTGATCCCGGCAGTCAGCGCTCGGAGCCTCGCAGCCATCGCGCAGTCGCCGAACGTCGCACCGAACCGCGGCTCATCGACGTACGGGCCGCGCTCGACCGTCACCCCGCAGCAGTACGAGGACTGGGCGGGACCGGCGGGATCGCACACGCTGCAGCTCGCCCGCGGAAAGCAGATCGTCACGGAGTTCCTCGACGCGAACGACATCGACGCGATCATCTATCCCAGCGGCACGCCCTACGGCACGGTCGGCAGCAACATGCGGCTGAGCCCGAACACGGGCCTTCCGGCCGTGACGGTGCCGATGGGCCAGGCGAGCGCGACCGAGCAGATCCCCGGTGCTGGCGTGAACCTCGAGTTCCTGGGACGCGATTTCGCCGAGGGAACCCTGCTGGGTCTGGCGTTCTCGTTCGAGCAGGCGACCGGCGCGCGGACGACGCCTGCGCTGTACGGACCGCTTCCGGCGGGCTGATCATTCCCGTGACGCGGGTGGCTCGTTTACACCCGCGTCACGGGAAGTTGATATGAAAGAGTGTCGGTCCCGTCGGGGCCGCGGAGAGAGAGCATGATGCGTCTGTCGGTCATCGGTTGCGGTTACCTCGGTGCGGTCCACGCCGCCGCGATGGCATCCATCGGGCACGAGGTCGTCGGAATCGACGTCGACGCGCGCAAGATCGCCTCGCTCTCGAACGGCGAGGCGCCGTTCTTCGAACCCGGGCTGCAGGAGATCCTGAGCGACGGCCTCGCCTCGGGCCGACTCCGCTTCTCGACCGACATGGCGGATGCCGCCGGCGCCGCCGTCCACTTCATCGGCGTGGGCACCCCGCAGCAGAAGGACGGCTACGCCGCCGACCTCACCTACGTCAACGCCGCTGTCGATGCGCTCATCCCGCACCTCGCCGAGGGCGACATCGTCGCGGGCAAGTCGACGGTCCCCGTCGGCACCGCCGCGACGCTCGCCGAACGCGTGACCCCCACCGGCGCCACCCTCGTCTGGAACCCGGAGTTCCTGCGCGAGGGGTGGGCCGTGCAGGACACCGTCGACCCCGACCGCCTCGTCGCGGGTGTTCCCGCCGGCGCCGAGGGCGAGCGAGCCGCCGACATCCTGCGCGAGGTGTACCACCCCTCGATCGCCAAGAGCACCCCGTTCATCGTTACCAACCTCGCCACCGCCGAACTCGTGAAGGTCGCCGCGAACGCCTTCCTCGCGACGAAGATCAGCTTCATCAACGCCATGGCCGAGATCGCCGAGGTCACCGGAGCAGACGTCACGACCCTCGCCGACGCGATCGGTCACGACGCACGCATCGGCCGCCGCTTCCTCGGGGCCGGCATCGGCTTCGGCGGCGGTTGCCTGCCCAAGGACATCCGCGCCTTCTCCGCCCGTGCCGAAGAGCTCGGCCGCGGCGAGTCGGTCGCCTTCCTCCGCGAGGTCGACGCGATCAACATGCGGCGCCGCGACCGCGCCGTCGACCTCGTCGTCAGCGCCTTCGGCGGATCGGTGTTCAAGAAGAACATCACGGTGCTCGGGGCCGCCTTCAAGCCGCACAGCGACGACACCCGAGACTCCCCCGCGCTCGACGTCGCCGTTCGCCTGCACGGCCTCGGCGCGTGGGTCACCGTGACCGATCCCGAGGCGATCGAGAACGCCCGTCGCATCCACCCGCAGCTGAACTACGTCGACGACCGCGACGAGGCCCTCCGCGCCGCCGACGCCGTCATCGTCGTCACCGAGTGGGACGAGTACCGTCGCGAGCTCGACCCGGCTCATGCGGCCTCCCTCACCGCCGGGCGGATCATCATCGACGGACGCAACTGCCTCGACGCCGACGCATGGCGCGCCGCCGGTTGGGACTACCGCGGCATGGGGCGCCCCTGACATACACCACACCGGCGAATCGGGCACGGGTCCCCCTGCGCACCGGTCGTCCGCGCGATGATGAACGGGTGAGCGACCCCCGCGACTCGATGACCCTGCCCCGCTTGACCGAGGAGGGACAAGCTGACAGCGCCGTGGCCCGCGCACTCGACGCCGCGGCCGACATCGACGGCTTCGGCACGGATGTGGCCGCCACCCTCGACTGGGCGGTCATGGTCGGCGCGACCCGGCCGCTCGATCACTCGGCGATCGACGACTGGTCGCTGCTCGCCTCGGTGGCGGGTCGCGATGTCGCGGCCGCCCGCATCCTCGAACCCCACCTCGACGCGCTCGACATCCTCGACCAAGCCCGGCGCGAGGGGTGCGAGGCCGCGCTCGAGTCCATCGGCGCGGGCACCGGCTCGTCGTGGGGCGTGTTCGCCGCGGAGGGGCCCGGCCTGCGTCTCGAGGCCCACCGCGATCGCGACGGATGGCGGCTCTCCGGCACGAAGCCCTGGTGCTCCCTCGCGCAGCAGCTCACCCACGCTCTCGTCACCGCGTGGGACGGCGACGAACGCCGGCTGTTCGCGGTCGCACTGCGCACTCCCGAGGTCGACGCTCATGCGGGTCCTTGGCACGCCCGTGGACTCGTTCCGGTGGTGAGTGCTCCGGTCGACTTCACCTCCGCGGCCGCGGTGCCCGTCGGCGAGGCCGGCTGGTATCTGCGCCGCCCCGGCTTCGCACGCGGCGGGATCGGCGTGGCGGCGTGCTGGTGGGGAGGGGCGGTCGCCCTTCGTGGTGCATTGCTCGACGCGGCTCGACGCCCCGGCGCCGATCAGCTGTCGCGGGTCCACCTCGCCCGCGTCGACACGGCCCTGTGGAACGCACGGCTCGCTCTCCGCTCGGCGGCCGAGGCGATCGACGCCGACCCTGATCCGGCGCTGCTCGCCGGGCGCGTGCGCGCTGTCGTGGCGGCTGCCGTCGAGACGACACTCGCCGAATCGGCCCGCGCACTCGGGCCACTCCCGCTCGTCGCAGACGAGCCACATGCGCGCCGCGTCGCCGACCTGCAGATCTATCTCCGCCAGCACCACGGGGAGCGTGACCTCGCGCGGATCGGGACCAGCCTGAGCGAGGGGCGCGGAGCATGGTGAGTTTCAGCCACCGAGACGCCGGCACACCCGAGGCGACCTGGACGGAGGCCTTCGCCGGGCGTGCGCTCCCGACGATGCCCGACGACGTCGACCACCTCATCGTCGTCGCCGCCCACCCCGACGACGAGACCCTGGGAGCGGCCGGCCTGATGACGCGCGTAGCGGCGCGCGGCGGCGCCGTGACGGTGCTCGTCGTGACCGACGGCGAGGGGTCGCACCCGGACTCGCCGACCCACCGGCCGGATGAGCTCGCCCACCTGCGCCGAGAAGAGGCGACCCGGGCGCTCGCGGAGCTCTCGCCGACCATCCGCCCGCGGTTCCTCGGAGTTCCCGACGGTGAGACGGATGCCGCGCGCGACGAGATCGCGCGCGCCCTGCGTGACGCACTGCAGGCTGACCCCGGCAGCACCCGCCGGCTCGTCGTGTCACCCTGGCAGGGCGACGGGCACCGCGATCATCGGGTCGTCGGCGAGGTGGTCGACGAGGTGTGTTCACACGTCGGCATCCCCTGCCGGGCCTACCCCATCTGGCTGTGGCACTGGGGCTCGCCCGCCGACGTCCCCTGGGACGAGATAGAGATCGTCGACCTCAGCGGCACCGAACTCGACAGCAAACGTGCCGCCACTCGCATGCACCGCAGCCAAGTAGAGCCCCTGTCGGCGGCCCCCGGCGACGAAGTGATGCTCCATGAGGGGATGCAGCAACACTTCGACCGCTCGTTCGAGGTGTTCATCCGCGCCCCGCGCGAGGCGCGAAGCCTGACCCGCGGTTTCTTCGACGCGTTCTACCGGCGCAACGGCGACGACCCCTGGGGCTTCGA
It contains:
- a CDS encoding excalibur calcium-binding domain-containing protein, with protein sequence MAGSSLRADGKPSFLARPMSRKAALITSASALVAGLLLGGGAGGAGAQSEVTSLKDQVTSLETDVADAETVAVENDTALTDARADLDEALEDLATATASLETATAQVTEMQTAATASQTELDARAARIADLEGQLSSRSAQAPVAQVPAAQAPAAQAPAAPASTYYDNCTAARNAGAAPVRAGDPGYGRHLDRDGDGIGCE
- a CDS encoding cohesin domain-containing protein; translated protein: MPARPSITLAPAVAGVVALAAALAAAPAAVAAPPSATFAIGIAATATEGDRIDVVLTATDVVDLYAYDLEVSVPDALLDYVDGTATGPDGGFTAARETASGTITVTHSRLGTSPGLASDPAAPLTLATLSFTAEGAGTAEVSLPSVRLVGGTGETATATDAATADITIAALPVAEPEPEPEPEPEPEPSASAPVAGSPAAGSGGSAPGGAASGSLSATGGDATPIVLGAALGAVLLAAGTAIVLRRRAVTA
- a CDS encoding acyl-CoA dehydrogenase; translated protein: MSDPRDSMTLPRLTEEGQADSAVARALDAAADIDGFGTDVAATLDWAVMVGATRPLDHSAIDDWSLLASVAGRDVAAARILEPHLDALDILDQARREGCEAALESIGAGTGSSWGVFAAEGPGLRLEAHRDRDGWRLSGTKPWCSLAQQLTHALVTAWDGDERRLFAVALRTPEVDAHAGPWHARGLVPVVSAPVDFTSAAAVPVGEAGWYLRRPGFARGGIGVAACWWGGAVALRGALLDAARRPGADQLSRVHLARVDTALWNARLALRSAAEAIDADPDPALLAGRVRAVVAAAVETTLAESARALGPLPLVADEPHARRVADLQIYLRQHHGERDLARIGTSLSEGRGAW
- a CDS encoding HNH endonuclease signature motif containing protein — its product is MQANESSNDEPDAGSSGSSLASLIDRVSEADDLLQDAHIAMTRALAEAGRSALRQAARSAARPRGMGSDMEMRSIAAEVAGVRRSHDRRAQSEIDHALTIVDDYPAAFEAWQHRRITRDHVDMVVRMGCGLDDDIRPEYERQAISICERDIASRVRESLRNLAARLGAESFTERHRTAAAKRSVWVTHGADGMSELGANLPTVIATGIHDRLTAMAHSVKDDRSAAGAPSTDDAAASSTGVQEADVTAGDVAQPDVRTMDQLRADILGDLLLGGAPIVDPTYGSDAAGPLGAIRAQVQVTLTSETMSGADDAPAELLGAALIDADTARELAGRAKIWNRLFVDPITRTPVEVDTYRPPAAMSRLLKARDQHCRFPGCRRAAIRCELDHTIDYARGGHTHIFNLAHLCQRHHSMKQFTRWEVRQVGGGVLEWTSPLGRVYREDVPVPSVCFVPDIGSPPPPPALAARTGAPPDGAPPF
- a CDS encoding amidase family protein → MNRRLIVPAAAIGALLTCGFAAPAAAAPAVAAAAAPTAGAPFLAPYYTELDLTGDDRITTDDLAVVAAFIGSTNTDADWAEAGAYDLDGDGAITASDIALVSERAIYDDGPFEIVEADVVSMQAAMNAGVVTSVELTQQYLDRIATYDRAVIEPGGRPLNSIITTGDAAALAAAAAADTVRAEKGMTSMLLGVPIAVKDNYNTLDMPTTAGCGCWNDNRTASDAHMVEGLRADGAVILAKASMDEFAINLSSQWSAYQPAGTALTVSSPYATNRSSGGSSGGTGAAIASNLAAIGFGTDTGGSIRIPSTYNQLVGVRPTVGLASRDGIVPLALSQDTGGPMARSVTDAAVALDAVVGADSADPVTARQEGLVPASYTASLDADALRGARIAVITGLPTAQNMVGTNATTQRLFTAARETLEAQGAEVVELAAPDGFSGILSEGSGSAVEFGYDLQAYIDDYLIPAVSARSLAAIAQSPNVAPNRGSSTYGPRSTVTPQQYEDWAGPAGSHTLQLARGKQIVTEFLDANDIDAIIYPSGTPYGTVGSNMRLSPNTGLPAVTVPMGQASATEQIPGAGVNLEFLGRDFAEGTLLGLAFSFEQATGARTTPALYGPLPAG
- a CDS encoding DUF1905 domain-containing protein; protein product: MSERELRFPATIGVEVKGETWSCVDIPGSAEFFGTKKTVRVDATIDDVRLENVGAMVTGSGGHMVSLSAKVRKQLGKDIGDAVDVVITPR
- a CDS encoding protein adenylyltransferase SelO, with product MPPVTLSLSHDFADALPALARPWSADPAPEPRLLVLNEALADELGLDAAFLHSPAGVDFLVGAALPDGAQPVAQAYAGHQFGGFSPRLGDGRALLLGEIIAPDGSLRDLHLKGSGPTPFARAGDGLAAVGPMLREYVMSEAMHALGIPTTRSLAVVATGREVLRETALPGAVLVRTASSHLRVGSVEFARGTGDIAVLRAVVDYAIRRHHPEAADEEIPALGLFRAVVAAQADLVARWMLVGFIHGVMNTDNMTLSGETIDYGPCAFLDAYDPATVYSSIDTGGRYAYGAQAYIAEWNLARLAEAMLPLIDDQLDRAVERAQGVLAEFRPRFAEARTAGMRRKLGLVGARVVSDEQVEALAGDFHEMLERVRADYTSTFRSLSDAARGDAAGLEAALGGDAALAGWLGRWRALDPDVGAMDAANPIYVPRNHLVEEALAAATDGNLEPLGWLTTVLSTPFTARAGAERYAEPAGADFAAGYQTFCGT
- a CDS encoding UDP-glucose dehydrogenase family protein; the encoded protein is MRLSVIGCGYLGAVHAAAMASIGHEVVGIDVDARKIASLSNGEAPFFEPGLQEILSDGLASGRLRFSTDMADAAGAAVHFIGVGTPQQKDGYAADLTYVNAAVDALIPHLAEGDIVAGKSTVPVGTAATLAERVTPTGATLVWNPEFLREGWAVQDTVDPDRLVAGVPAGAEGERAADILREVYHPSIAKSTPFIVTNLATAELVKVAANAFLATKISFINAMAEIAEVTGADVTTLADAIGHDARIGRRFLGAGIGFGGGCLPKDIRAFSARAEELGRGESVAFLREVDAINMRRRDRAVDLVVSAFGGSVFKKNITVLGAAFKPHSDDTRDSPALDVAVRLHGLGAWVTVTDPEAIENARRIHPQLNYVDDRDEALRAADAVIVVTEWDEYRRELDPAHAASLTAGRIIIDGRNCLDADAWRAAGWDYRGMGRP
- a CDS encoding SRPBCC family protein; its protein translation is MPVVESRCVVPVSVDVAFAVSQTQGEVRKRWDPFIRRQHLIGAERPAKGVRTYTVQRFGLAMESEYVSYNPPSNVGMRMTKGSWFFARMGGGWRFRPVDGDPSRTLAVWRYNFTCRPAWLAPLAERVGAAILQRDIDRRIAGFARGCEDPVVLAEAERIRSA
- a CDS encoding aldo/keto reductase; this translates as MRSVPLGRSNIQVPNVVAGMMRIEDLSDADIRALYDRCREVGVDFFDHADLYGSSRHACERRFAEALNLTTSERDEITLQTKTGIVADDWHFDHSYEHIVTSAEESLEALGTDRIDVLLLHRPDALVEPDEVARAFDHLESSGKVRAFGVSNHTPRQIDLLKTAVTQPLVANQVQLSITHSTIIAQGLASNMAGEDDSITRDGGGLVDYARINGITLQAWSPFQKGFFDGVIFGAEEYPELNAKLDELAAKYGVTPTAIATAWITRHPAGMQVVLGTTNPQRVADAAAGSDIPLTRGEWYALIQAAGHKVP